The following coding sequences lie in one Gadus morhua chromosome 20, gadMor3.0, whole genome shotgun sequence genomic window:
- the rif1 gene encoding telomere-associated protein RIF1 isoform X2, producing the protein MMATAAPESGSSLLPLLESLEDSTAGQPEQTDVYLTIASRLSGEEGRQFLPAVEKHFSRLGKAILTHITGPNPELSQAALQALGFCVYHAHVVSGVSENFASEILSALCSLVVSSTDKNSCTRALWVISKQSFPSEVVAKKVDPLLEMLERVMSRRDIQSLVMEHEALNVVIRLLEQAPVQMGVAAVRWSKLVIPMVVHSASKVRLRAAAAMELGLPLLLERQNEVAAVIEPLMPTILVPELQKLFASKNEVNVLKLWPLFVKLLGKHLHRGGPFINSLLHLEELGFRSSSPNVKKIAFIAWKSLIDNFALNPEILCSAKRMKLLLQPLLSIHVRTEALQLSRLEVWWYLVVRLGPNLGPHFEQVSIPLLQCTIRADSSTSTLQAGTPVRGAGQNSTLGSSTPKTGNPTCFNSPANTPRLNLSLSQQAGQSFPPIQLLGLEMLLHYFLGPEVVPAAARVNLQLTLEPLTHSFLSGGSTFSKHAALLISSVTHGFISVGADAPDPLLVLIWRSLVSLVSSTVDSGSSSKKERQGSEVLTLMLQALQTIAASEALPPSRVLVLLEITVKAIHPRVLGSAAYQVGKMDVLNGTPALFLILLLYNSDKLSTYAEDERFFQCLNTLVGCGLAGPTSSLAFVEAVLGAAARRASFVPSKEHLWRMWSAVVTPLTDAITQSNEVNQGDALEHDFSAVHSSLMFPVRHLLLVDPLPQMTQKSLLSTWSKLYRVFARCSALVLTAEENVSCEELCVRMAAFLNVDTLARPATLDAVSGMLQVMVECVDFSPYTPTFQQKTKSPCTPVNWTRKRSQALGNLAAFQALLIQALEAFLVAAGPSDSTGLALASVLSTLFNSLAQATPLRVALGSLAPHLAVLYRRAAATTTTSETPAFSSQLVTKLEKLLVELLGHLQSRSTLDYDDQLLLYLAPLLCVAFPHKNKALRTQATHFWNATFAKASSLAYPEELKPVLSQVKRKTPIILPGFEAVAVSDEHSGPYSSDCSQLDTKLSGVQMPSAGKRDSLLGRAAELKDQSAKSLAKPVSTKLDFGSPKPPPRGVLEEEASIDFVFIPPENKERVLTEHQKEVKRTKRGDLPAMYNNLDASLDTTAFTQYTQSQEDSTEKLIAEQPKSAESPVKVDEMEVEGESDLLYKDTEDYTSPGAAKNKDPAVVEQEGGVIPDSADVSMQDAQENPEPNEGASADVSGGSDLVSGTPPKPNSRRQSFITLEKYVEGQAASPIQVTKFTGRLTRPAKDKASPAQADISSPSRDEPMASEISSPSRDEPKLSEIYSPSRDDPTLSETSSPSGVEPLVSETSAPSGVEPMVSETSSPSGDEPKLSETLRPTESSSPPDSTDSDQTSSELEENPAKRHSSGGTEDEDDVIPDTQATSWDESATGRTKEESDGGAAPEEQESNGTNQETVESDGSQEDANNSQSISADASRRSGRIRVRPRLPGQCSEDEEEEEKQKKKKKKKDKNSLDYKGRTGSVTANKADDLSPQSRSGRRGRLATSEVNQSEESLRKSPRIDKKKFSQSDLPARGSRKTALYSQSSYLLGSEEEKPRRRSARGGEHSQTDSQPETNTDSDSQSQARRSLRKKAAATETEKPATAKQQAKGSAAEKPPVHPRLSAPKKHEPPPPTGSPAPPHSQNESQSQKMPDAKTTVISNSEEFEPERHAGKVEAMASLSAPVTPSPVKPAPQAPAPENPASQVPASQVPASQVPASQVPASQVPASEAAAPDEAASEAAAPDEAAPDEAAPEAAAPDEAAPEAAAPDEAAPEAAAPDEAAPEAAAPDEAAPEAAAPDEAAPEAAAPDEAAPDEAAPDEAAPDEAAPDEAAPDEAAPDEASAEAPAAPETSTYKVVTPETIVSEEATPETSAPETSAPETAAPETAAPETAAPETAAPETAAPETAAPETAAPETTAPKDGTPEATSEAPAAPEEATTVAPAASQAPAAPETAALPSQTDRQPKPRRSELSLLIEGLSGSSTDEDKRRAGAANSISQEDSQALTLSSSGSQLQNRLRRRGKASAQSLEAAEKSQNLTESELDAEAQASPSAVRTRTRSSFPHGEQVSQTIFSSLDKAALAARKPNSGRGKYPRRRSSQALLANNENSESESSETRESPPSKKKISYHKAPLVPSPLTVQSAAMDDASETSQSDPSQGTPTISPSKTKSLLQSQKEALISLSRVPLVFTELEQQCEVGVIPIVALEQVPEKAGTENTNPIAPNTDLKCKLSLIAPSEEDCEQRLSQAKLDPSDQVPLDCESTDTITERSQEVLLPPVSAAPTSATNASSNEDEDDGDDEVFTDATDLSSAPADHRSTPAASGEATANQSSSASGSSEEKVQHVAQPAQEEVIAEVPQANSSEPSGVPADGKGCEDAASTPAKQDEGAPQKALDILVVEQEVGQISSREDPAGLAEATTSVQDEVRAAQAILCPQVAEEEPTTSSLWNSTHAAKEDNHSSPAKRLTPEVGLGLEVAQSPSGRTRGTWSPSASPSSSILKKAQKRALEEDAAISPLVKSRRVSFANPIQHQELADDIDRRSPVVRTSSPKRFKSNSAIPQSKYVTTPTKGLLVLSPRNLHSSGYKSSKKCLMSEMSQEPRAIPKDCVFPSLVCCSAPIEAVLPLISTNMWPRGFGQLVRAKNIRTVGDLSSLKPLDIKTLPIRSPKITNVKKALQLYERKMRGFGDELKSFEEMEKMMSSSEPEETNTSLNQEEDGKTPHETLATELVDEDQPADQESVLAETSTHDVETATNKMEAKKEPVEAMEELEESKVVEVEEARRSVPQSPIRHLSPGGLLCQADTLSSSASIEELGLCTAEQLVRLHDALGGVMRSVVLELQSRLGHMDGTRR; encoded by the exons CCGTCTCagcggagaggaaggaaggcagTTTCTCCCTGCAGTCGAGAAGCACTTTTCCCGCCTGGGCAAGGCCATCTTG ACCCACATCACTGGGCCTAACCCTGAGCTCAGCCAGGCAGCCTTGCAAGCCCTGGGCTTCTGTGTGTACCACGCACATGTTGTCTCGGGGGTTTCTG aaaACTTTGCTTCAGAGATATTATCAGCGCTTTGTTCCCTGGTTGTGTCCTCGACGGATAAAAACTCGTGCACCCGGGCATTATGGGTAATCTCCAAGCAGAGCTTTCCCTCCGAGGTCGTGGCCAAGAAA GTGGACCCCCTCCTGGAGATGCTCGAGCGTGTGATGAGCCGACGGGACATCCAGTCGCTGGTGATGGAGCACGAAGCCTTGAATGTGGTGATCAG GTTGCTGGAGCAGGCCCCGGTCCAGATGGGCGTGGCGGCGGTGCGTTGGTCCAAGCTGGTCATCCCCATGGTGGTCCACTCGGCCTCCAAGGTGCGTCtccgggcggcggcggccatggAGCTGggcctgccgctgctgctggagcGGCAGAACGAGGTGGCCGCCGTCATCGAGCCTCTGATGCCCACG ATACTCGTACCGGAGCTACAGAAACTATTTGCGTCGAAGAACGAAGTGAACGTGCTCAAACTCTGGCCTCTATTCGTCAAACTCCTGGGAAAG cacctccatCGAGGAGGCCCCTTCATCAACTCCCTGCTGCACCTGGAGGAGCTGGGCTTCCGCAGCTCCTCGCCCAACGTCAAGAAGATCGCCTTCATCGCCTGGAAGAGCCTCATCGACAACTTCGCCCTCAACCCCG AGATCCTGTGCAGTGCCAAGCGCATGAAGCTCCTCCTGCAGCCGCTGCTCTCCATCCACGTGCGCACGGAGGCCCTGCAGCTCAGCCGGCTGGAGGTGTGGTGGTACCTGGTGGTGCGACTGGGCCCCAACCTGGGCCCCCACTTTGAGCAG GTGTCCATTCCCTTACTCCAGTGCACCATACGGGcagactcctccacctccaccctccaggcTGGGACCCCAGTGAGAGGCGCGGGGCAGAACAGCACCCTGGGCTCCTCCACTCCAAAGACCG GCAATCCCACGTGCTTCAACAGCCCGGCCAACACTCCCCGCTTGAACCTCAGCCtgagccagcaggccggccaAAGCTTCCCCCCCATCCAGCTGCTGGGCCTGGAGATGCTGCTGCACTATTTCCTGGGGCCGGAGGTTGTTCCCGCTGCAGCGAGGGTCAACCTGCAGCTGACACTGG AGCCGCTGACGCACTCCTTCCTGTCGGGGGGCTCGACCTTCTCCAAGCACGCCGCCCTGCTTATCTCCAGCGTGACGCACGGATTCATTAGCGTCGGAGCAGACGCCCCAG ATCCCCTCCTGGTCCTCATCTGGAGGAGCCTGGTCAGTTTGGTCAGCTCCACAGTAGACTCGG GGAGCAGCAGTAAGAAGGAGCGGCAGGGCTCGGAGGTGCTGACGCTGATGCTGCAGGCGCTGCAGACCATCGCCGCCTCCGAGGCACTCCCCCCCAGCAGAGTCCTG GTCCTCTTGGAGATCACGGTGAAAGCCATACACCCCAGGGTGCTGGGCTCCGCGGCCTACCAAGTGGGGAAGATGGACGTGCTCAAT GGTACCCCAGcactcttcctcatcctcctcctctacaaCAGCGACAAGCTGTCGACCTACGCAGAAGACGAGAG GTTCTTCCAGTGTCTGAACACGCTGGTGGGCTGTGGGCTGGCGGGGCCCACGTCGTCCCTGGCGTTCGTCGAGGCGGTGCTGGGGGCCGCGGCCCGCAGGGCCTCCTTCGTGCCCAGCAAGGAGCATCTGTGGCGGATGTGGAGCGCCGTGGTGACGCCCCTCACGGACGCCATCACCCAG TCCAACGAGGTGAACCAAGGCGACGCTCTGGAGCACGACTTCAGCGCGGTCCACTCCTCCCTCATGTTCCCCGTCAGACACCTCCTGCTGGTCGACCCTCTCCCCCAG ATGACCCAGAAGTCCTTGCTGTCGACGTGGTCCAAGCTGTACCGGGTGTTCGCCCGCTGCTCGGCACTGGTGCTCACGGCGGAGGAGAACGTGTCCTGCGAGGAGCTGTGCGTCAGGATGGCCGCCTTCCTCAACGTAGACACGCTGGCT CGCCCTGCCACCTTGGACGCCGTCTCCGGTATGCTGCAGGTCATGGTGGAGTGTGTGGACTTCTCTCCGTACACGCCCACGTTTCAGCAGAAGACCAAGT ccccctgcACACCCGTCAACTGGACCCGCAAGAGGAGCCAGGCCCTGGGGAACCTCGCCGCCTTCCAGGCCCTCCTGATCCAGGCCCTGGAGGCCTTTCTGGTCGCCGCGGGCCCCTCGGATTCCACCGGGCTGGCGCTGGCCTCCGTCCTGTCCACGCTCTTCAACAGCCTGGCTCAGGCCACGCCCCTCCGGGTGGCGCTGGGCTCCCTGGCTCCGCACCTCGCCGTCCTCTACAGACGGGccgctgccaccaccaccaccagcgagACCCCCGCCTTCTCCTCCCAGCTGGTGACGAAG CTGGAGAAGCtcctggtggagctgctggGCCACCTTCAGAGCCGCTCCACGCTGGACTACGACGACCAGCTTCTGCTCTACCTCGCCCCCCTGCTCTGCGTCGCCTTTCCGCACAAGAACAAGGCCCTGCGCACGCAGGCTACGCACTTCTGGAACGCCACCTTCGCCAAGGCGTCCAGCCTCGCCTACCCTGAGGAGCTGAA GCCGGTCCTGAGCCAGGTGAAGAGGAAGACCCCCATCATCCTGCCGGGCTTTGAGGCCGTCGCGGTGTCTGACGAGCACAGCGGACCGTATTCG AGCGACTGTTCGCAGTTGGACACCAAGCTGAGCGGCGTGCAGATGCCGTCTGCGGGGAAGAGGGACTCCTTGCTGGGCAGGGCTGCGGAGCTGAAGGACCAGAGCGCCAAGTCCCTCGCCAAACCCGTCTCT ACCAAGCTGGACTTCGGCTctcccaagcccccccccaggggggtgctggaggaggaagcCTCCATCGACTTTGTGTTCATTCCCCCTGAGAACAAGGAGCGTGTGTTGACGGAGCACCAGAAGGAGGTCAAGAGGACCAAAAG GGGGGACCTCCCTGCCATGTACAACAACCTGGACGCTTCCCTGGACACCACGGCCTTCACCCAGTACACCCAGAGCCAAGAGGATTCCAC AGAGAAGTTAATTGCGGAACAACCCAAAAGTGCAGAGTCCCCTGTCAAG GTTGATGAAATGGAAGTCGAGGGAGAATCTGACCTTCTATACAAGGACACTGAGGACTACACCAGTCCGGGCGCCGCAAAAAACAAGGACCCTGCAGTGGtcgagcaggaggggggggtgatccCGGACTCGGCCGACGTGTCCATGCAGGACGCCCAAGAAAACCCGGAGCCCAACGAGGGCGCCAGCGCTGACGTCTCCGGCGGCTCGGACTTGGTCTCTGGCACCCCTCCGAAGCCCAACAGCAGGAGGCAGTCCTTCATCACCCTGGAGAAATATGTGGAAGGCCAGGCCGCCAGCCCCATCCAGGTGACCAAGTTCACGGGGCGCCTCACACGCCCCGCCAAAGACAAAGCGAGCCCCGCCCAGGCGGATATCTCCTCACCGAGCAGGGATGAGCCGATGGCGTCCGAGATCTCCTCACCGAGCAGGGATGAGCCAAAGCTGTCGGAGATCTACTCACCGAGCAGGGACGATCCGACGCTGTCGGAGACATCCTCACCGAGCGGGGTTGAGCCGTTGGTGTCGGAGACATCTGCACCGAGCGGGGTTGAGCCGATGGTGTCGGAGACATCCTCACCGAGCGGGGATGAGCCCAAGCTGTCGGAGACACTCCGGCCCACAGAGTCTAGCTCGCCACCGGACAGCACTGACTCGGACCAAACGAGCAGCGAGCTGGAGGAAAACCCTGCCAAGAGGCATTCCAGTGGCGGAACAGAAGACGAGGACGATGTTATCCCTGACACACAGGCTACTTCCTGGGATGAGAGCGCAACCGGAAGGACTAAGGAAGAATCGGATGGTGGTGCAGCTCCAGAGGAGCAGGAATCGAATGGAACCAATCAAGAGACTGTAGAGTCTGATGGATCTCAGGAAGATGCTAACAATTCCCAATCCATCTCTGCAGATGCATCCAGGCGGTCTGGGCGCATCAGGGTGCGGCCTCGGTTGCCAGGACAATGctcagaggatgaggaggaggaggagaagcagaagaagaagaagaagaagaaggataaAAACTCCCTGGATTACAAGGGCAGGACTGGTTCTGTCACCGCAAATAAGGCGGATGACCTGTCGCCACAAAGCAGGTCTGGCAGGCGGGGGAGACTGGCCACATCCGAGGTAAACCAAAGCGAAGAAAGTCTGAGGAAGAGTCCTCGGATTGACAAGAAAAAGTTTTCGCAATCCGATTTACCGGCCAGGGGTTCCCGTAAGACGGCGTTGTACAGCCAGTCATCATATCTGCTCGgctcggaggaggagaagccccGGAGGAGAAGTGCCAGAGGAGGCGAACACAGCCAAACGGACTCTCAGCCAGAAACGAACACTGATTCAGACAGCCAGTCCCAGGCAAGGCGGAGTCTACGGAAGAAGGCAGCTGCCACAGAGACTGAAAAGCCTGCGACGGCCAAGCAGCAGGCTAAAGGCTCGGCGGCGGAGAAACCACCCGTACACCCTAGGCTTAGTGCTCCCAAAAAACACGAGCCGCCACCACCAACGGGCTCTCCAGCGCCCCCACACTCTCAGAATGAAAGCCAGTCCCAGAAAATGCCAGACGCAAAGACTACGGTTATCAGTAACTCTGAGGAGTTTGAGCCTGAGAGACATGCTGGGAAGGTTGAGGCCATGGCCTCCCTGAGCGCCCCCGTGACGCCTTCACCCGTGAAGCCTGCACCCCAGGCGCCTGCACCCGAGAATCCTGCATCTCAAGTGCCTGCATCTCAAGTGCCTGCATCTCAAGTGCCTGCATCTCAAGTGCCTGCATCTCAAGTGCCTGCATCCGAGGCGGCTGCACCCGACGAGGCTGCATCCGAGGCGGCTGCACCCGACGAGGCTGCACCCGACGAGGCTGCACCCGAGGCGGCTGCACCCGACGAGGCTGCACCCGAGGCGGCTGCACCCGACGAGGCTGCACCCGAGGCGGCTGCACCCGACGAGGCTGCACCCGAGGCGGCTGCACCCGACGAGGCTGCACCCGAGGCGGCTGCACCCGACGAGGCTGCACCCGAGGCGGCTGCACCCGACGAGGCTGCACCCGACGAGGCTGCACCCGACGAGGCTGCACCCGACGAGGCTGCACCCGACGAGGCTGCACCCGACGAGGCTGCACCCGACGAGGCTTCAGCTGAGGCGCCTGCTGCACCCGAGACTTCTACATACAAGGTAGTTACACCTGAAACTATTGTATCCGAGGAGGCTACACCCGAGACTTCTGCACCCGAGACTTCTGCACCCGAGACTGCTGCACCCGAGACTGCTGCACCCGAGACTGCTGCACCCGAGACTGCTGCACCCGAGACTGCTGCACCCGAGACTGCTGCACCCGAGACTGCTGCACCCGAGACTACTGCACCCAAGGACGGCACACCTGAGGCTACATCTGAGGCACCCGCTGCACCCGAGGAGGCTACAACCGTGGCGCCTGCTGCATCCCAGGCGCCTGCTGCGCCCGAGACTGCTGCACTGCCCTCCCAGACTGACCGCCAGCCCAAACCACGTCGCAGTGAACTTAGCTTGTTAATAGAGGGCTTGAGTGGGTCATCGACTGATGAGGACAAGAGAAGGGCCGGTGCAGCCAACTCAATCAGCCAGGAAGACTCTCAAGCGCTCACTCTGTCTTCCTCCGGCAGCCAGCTGCAGAACAGACTCAGGCGAAGGGGCAAGGCCTCCGCACAGTCACTTGAGGCTGCTGAGAAAAGCCAAAATTTAACCGAAAGCGAACTGGATGCCGAGGCTCAGGCGTCCCCTTCTGCTGtcagaaccaggaccagaagCAGCTTTCCGCATGGGGAGCAGGTTTCCCAAACCATCTTCTCCTCCCTGGATAAGGCTGCCTTGGCAGCCCGTAAACCAAACTCAGGCCGGGGCAAATATCCAAGACGGAGGTCATCCCAAGCCCTCCTGGCCAACAATGAGAACTCGGAGTCAGAATCCTCCGAGACTAGAGAGTCTCCTCCCTCGAAAAAGAAAATCAGCTATCATAAGGCTCCTCTGGTGCCAAGCCCTTTAACTGTACAGAGCGCAGCCATGGACGATGCCTCTGAAACCTCTCAAAGTGATCCCTCACAGGGCACACCCACAATAAGCCCCTCGAAAACAAAATCTCTGTTGCAATCGCAGAAGGAGGCATTAATCTCACTTTCAAGGGTGCCATTGGTTTTCACGGAACTCGAGCAGCAATGTGAGGTGGGGGTTATCCCGATTGTAGCCCTGGAGCAAGTCCCAGAGAAAGCGGGAACCGAGAACACAAATCCCATTGCTCCCAACACAGACTTGAAGTGCAAGTTGTCACTAATAGCTCCATCTGAAGAAGACTGCGAGCAGAGGCTTTCTCAAGCAAAGCTGGACCCCTCGGACCAGGTTCCTCTGGACTGCGAGTCCACTGATACAATAACGGAACGTTCTCAGGAGGTTCTTCTACCCCCTGTTTCCGCTGCGCCCACCTCGGCCACAAACGCCAGCTCGAATGAAGACGAGGATGACGGTGACGACGAGGTGTTCACCGACGCTACAGATCTGTCGTCTGCTCCTGCAGACCATCGTTCCACGCCGGCGGCGTCCGGCGAGGCCACTGCGAACCAGAGCTCATCGGCCTCTGGCTCCTCAGAGGAGAAGGTTCAACATGTGGCTCAACCGGCGCAAGAGGAGGTCATTGCGGAAGTACCACAGGCGAACTCTTCGGAACCATCCGGAGTACCGGCAGACGGCAAAGGTTGCGAGGACGCCGCTTCCACCCCGGCTAAACAGGACGAGGGCGCACCTCAAAAGGCCCTAGATATACTTGTAGTTGAACAGGAGGTGGGCCAGATCAGCTCACGGGAAGACCCAGCGGGGTTGGCTGAAGCCACGACGAGTGTCCAGGATGAAGTCAGGGCAGCACAAGCTATTCTATGTCCTCAAGTAGCGGAGGAGGAACCAACCACATCCTCCCTGTGGAACTCGACGCACGCCGCCAAAGAGGACAATCACTCTTCTCCTGCAAAGCGCTTGACCCCCGAGGTTGGGTTGGGACTGGAGGTCGCTCAGAGCCCCAGTGGCAGGACCAGGGGGACCTGGTCGCCCTCGGCCTCCCCGTCCTCCAGTATCCTCAAGAAGGCCCAGAAGAGGGCGCTGGAAGAGGACGCCGCCATCTCGCCTCTGGTTAAG TCCAGGCGCGTGTCATTCGCCAACCCCATCCAGCACCAGGAACTGGCCGACGACATCGACCGACGCAGTCCCGTCGTCAGGACCAGCTCGCCCAAACGGTTCAAATCCAACAGCGCCATCCCGCAGTCTAAG TACGTCACCACGCCAACCAAGGGACTGCTGGTCCTTAGTCCGAGGAACCTCCATAGCTCCGGGTACAAGAGCTCCAAGAAATGTCTG ATGTCTGAGATGAGCCAGGAGCCTAGGGCCATTCCCAAGGACTGTGTCTTCCCTTCACTGGTTTGCTGCTCTGCACCCATAGAGGCTGTGCTTCCTCTGATTTCCACCAACATGTG GCCCCGTGGGTTTGGTCAGCTGGTGAGGGCTAAGAACATCCGGACGGTGGGGGACCTGAGTTCACTCAAACCCCTCGACATCAAGACTCTGCCCATTCGCTCGCCGAAGATCACCAACGTCAAGAAGGCTCTTCAGCTTTATGAG CGCAAGATGCGAGGATTTGGGGATGAGTTGAAGAGCTtcgaggagatggagaagatgaTGTCCTCCTCTGAACCGGAGGAGACCAACACTTCACTCAACCAGGAGGAGGATGGCAAGACCCCTCACGAGACCCTCG CCACAGAGTTGGTGGACGAAGACCAGCCTGCGGACCAAGAGAGCGTCCTTGCGGAGACGTCGACCCACGACGTGGAGACGGCAACCAACAAGATGGAGGCAAAGAAGGAGCCTGTGGAGGCCATGGAGGAGCTGGAAGAGTCGAaggtagtggaggtggaggaggcccgTCGGAGCGTGCCGCAGTCCCCCATCAGGCACCTCTCCCCCGGGGGGCTTCTCTGCCAGGCGGACACCCTGAGCTCCAGCGCCAGCATTGAGGAGCTGGGTCTCTGCACGGCGGAGCAGCTGGTGAGGCTGCACGACGCCCTGGGCGGCGTGATGCGCAGCGTGGTGCTGGAGCTCCAGAGCCGCCTGGGTCACATGGACGGCACGCGCCGATAG